The following coding sequences lie in one Cucumis sativus cultivar 9930 unplaced genomic scaffold, Cucumber_9930_V3 scaffold94, whole genome shotgun sequence genomic window:
- the LOC101208826 gene encoding CBL-interacting serine/threonine-protein kinase 14 has protein sequence MPAFHDDTPPPGLPRADSLPEGILFGKYELGKLLGCGAFAKVYHGRNVLTGQSVAIKAVNKLKVLKGGFTAHVKREIAIMRRLRHPNVVRLFEVLATKTKIYFVMEYAKGGELFGKVSKGRFSENLSRRYFQQLITAVGYCHSRGIFHRDLKPENLLLDDNFDLRVSDFGLSALADQIRPDGLLHTLCGTPAYVAPEILAKKGYDGAKIDVWSCGIILYVLTAGYLPFNDSNLMAMYRKIYRGDFRCPKWTSPDLQRFISRLLDTNPESRITVDEIQRDPWFVKGFQEEKFQFQELDDSASDVYGDVNNAKCLNAFDLISFSPGFDLTGLIKEETEFSSCVERFLSAESPEKIIVTVEEVTKSENAAVEKNGWGMKVEGLDGGFVVVIDIFRLTEELVVVEIKNRVREIEQDRQIWKDVLRPQLECLIYRSD, from the coding sequence ATGCCGGCCTTCCACGACGACACCCCTCCCCCGGGACTCCCCCGTGCCGACTCCTTGCCCGAGGGAATTCTCTTCGGCAAATACGAACTCGGCAAGCTTCTCGGTTGTGGAGCTTTTGCCAAGGTCTACCATGGAAGAAACGTCCTCACAGGACAGAGTGTCGCCATTAAAGCTGTTAACAAACTCAAGGTTCTCAAAGGCGGTTTCACGGCGCATGTTAAGAGAGAAATCGCTATCATGCGCCGTCTCCGTCATCCCAACGTCGTTCGTCTCTTTGAAGTTCTAGCCACCAAGACCAAAATTTATTTCGTTATGGAGTATGCTAAAGGAGGTGAGCTCTTCGGGAAAGTTTCTAAAGGAAGGTTCAGTGAGAATCTCAGTCGTCGGTATTTTCAGCAGTTGATTACCGCCGTTGGATATTGTCACTCTCGAGGGATTTTTCATCGTGATTTGAAACCGGAGAATCTCCTTCTTGATGACAATTTCGATCTCAGAGTCTCGGATTTTGGACTTAGTGCTCTTGCAGATCAGATTCGTCCTGATGGATTGCTTCATACGCTTTGTGGAACTCCGGCTTACGTCGCACCGGAGATTCTCGCTAAGAAAGGCTACGACGGCGCTAAAATCGATGTCTGGTCTTGTGGTATAATCCTCTATGTTCTTACTGCTGGATATCTTCCTTTCAACGATTCCAATTTAATGGCCATGTATCGGAAGATTTACAGAGGCGATTTCCGTTGCCCCAAGTGGACGTCTCCAGATCTGCAACGGTTTATATCCAGACTTCTTGATACGAATCCTGAGTCAAGGATTACTGTTGATGAGATTCAACGAGATCCGTGGTTTGTGAAGGGATTTCAAGAGGAGAAGTTTCAGTTTCAAGAACTCGATGACTCTGCTTCCGATGTTTACGGTGATGTGAACAATGCGAAATGTTTGAATGCTTTTGATCTAATTTCGTTCTCACCCGGTTTTGATTTGACTGGATTGATTAAAGAAGAGACGGAATTTTCTTCATGCGTTGAGCGGTTTCTGTCCGCTGAATCGCCTGAGAAGATAATTGTGACGGTTGAGGAGGTTACAAAGTCGGAGAATGCGGCGGTGGAGAAGAACGGTTGGGGAATGAAAGTGGAAGGACTTGACGGTGGATTCGTGGTGGTGATTGATATTTTCCGGCTGACGGAGGAATTGGTGGTTGTTGAAATTAAGAACAGAGTGAGGGAAATAGAGCAAGATCGTCAAATTTGGAAAGATGTATTGAGACCTCAACTTGAGTGTTTAATCTACCGGTCGGATTGA